Proteins encoded by one window of Geobacter sp. DSM 9736:
- a CDS encoding YncE family protein yields MYLRLMLGALCILGCASLADASPFAYVANQDGHSVSVLDLATNSKIKDITLPATEKPYGVAVNRFGSRVYVSNSAGNNITVIDTMNDSVTTFPTTYKPRGLAVDPAGTRLYVSNFENGSLSVFDALTGAELGSVATGNNPEGVAVNADGSRVYVANSGSNTVSVFDNTLTEVTGSPITVGSTPIGIAVRGTRAYVANSFGGSVSVIDTANNTVVATVAVGSMPFGVATTLDVPKVYVSNQGEDRIAVIDTNNNSVEADKIALFSSPRGIAITPDGSKVIAAIHLEDNASIIDPGTKAQLATPSTGLKPSSLGNFAGPELFPITISAGSDGKITPQTPISTNPSTGVLLAPKGQDLVLNITPDPNFAVKTLTVNSTPLAPPFPQTNTFPTVSGPNSIAATFERTHYSLNVTKQANGNAGSYSRVYVSTPASPVLDCGAGCTSASASYRMGDTVTLRAEYDASKVYFIEWQGLMYSIASGCGTTGPTCSFVMNGNDADAGTYDVKAVFVEIPQAPVNSLQAAYNLAASGSTITCAASYANEPAGSFNANRSVNVTLQTAASGTTFLSTTTPRTFTVSSGSITISGSGAFTIL; encoded by the coding sequence ATGTACTTACGGCTAATGTTGGGAGCCCTGTGCATTTTGGGATGCGCAAGTCTGGCGGATGCATCACCGTTTGCCTACGTGGCAAACCAAGATGGGCACAGCGTTTCAGTTCTTGATCTTGCTACAAACAGCAAAATCAAGGATATAACGCTGCCGGCGACCGAAAAGCCTTACGGCGTCGCCGTTAACAGGTTTGGTAGCCGCGTCTATGTCTCGAATTCTGCCGGCAATAATATCACGGTGATCGACACGATGAACGACAGCGTGACCACTTTTCCGACCACCTACAAGCCCCGCGGTTTGGCGGTCGATCCCGCGGGAACACGGCTCTACGTCTCCAATTTTGAAAACGGGTCACTCTCGGTGTTCGATGCCCTGACCGGAGCTGAACTCGGTTCCGTGGCTACCGGTAACAACCCCGAAGGTGTTGCCGTAAATGCAGATGGTTCACGCGTATATGTCGCAAACAGCGGCAGTAATACCGTATCCGTCTTCGACAATACCCTGACGGAGGTGACGGGATCGCCCATCACTGTTGGGTCTACTCCCATAGGTATTGCTGTTCGCGGCACCCGGGCGTATGTTGCCAATAGCTTTGGCGGTTCCGTAAGCGTCATCGACACTGCCAACAATACGGTCGTGGCTACGGTTGCGGTCGGAAGTATGCCCTTCGGAGTTGCAACTACTCTGGATGTTCCGAAAGTGTACGTTTCGAACCAGGGGGAAGATAGGATTGCGGTTATCGATACGAACAACAACAGCGTAGAGGCCGATAAAATTGCACTTTTCAGTTCCCCGAGGGGAATCGCTATCACTCCGGATGGCAGTAAAGTAATTGCTGCGATACATTTGGAAGATAATGCATCAATTATTGACCCTGGTACGAAGGCACAACTGGCAACTCCAAGTACCGGCTTAAAGCCGTCGAGCCTCGGTAATTTTGCCGGTCCTGAACTCTTCCCGATAACCATTAGCGCGGGAAGTGACGGAAAGATCACGCCCCAGACCCCAATCAGCACCAATCCTTCGACGGGCGTGCTCCTTGCGCCAAAGGGACAGGACCTGGTTCTGAACATAACGCCGGACCCGAACTTCGCTGTGAAGACCCTGACGGTGAACTCCACGCCGTTAGCGCCTCCCTTCCCTCAGACCAATACGTTCCCTACGGTCTCAGGTCCGAACTCCATCGCAGCGACATTCGAGAGGACACATTATAGTCTGAATGTAACGAAGCAGGCCAATGGGAATGCGGGGAGCTACAGCAGGGTATACGTCAGTACGCCGGCTTCTCCTGTGCTGGACTGCGGTGCAGGCTGTACTTCGGCCAGTGCATCCTACAGGATGGGTGATACCGTCACCCTCAGGGCGGAGTATGATGCCTCTAAGGTTTATTTCATTGAGTGGCAGGGCTTGATGTACAGTATTGCAAGTGGGTGCGGGACTACAGGGCCTACTTGCTCGTTTGTAATGAACGGCAATGATGCCGATGCGGGCACGTACGATGTCAAAGCGGTGTTCGTGGAGATCCCACAGGCGCCGGTCAATTCTTTGCAGGCGGCGTATAATCTTGCTGCTTCAGGAAGCACGATCACCTGCGCAGCCAGCTATGCCAATGAGCCTGCTGGGTCATTCAATGCGAACCGGTCGGTAAATGTAACACTCCAGACGGCTGCTTCCGGCACGACCTTTCTTTCAACTACAACTCCCAGGACGTTCACTGTAAGCTCTGGAAGCATTACAATCAGTGGGAGTGGGGCATTTACCATTCTGTAA
- a CDS encoding tetratricopeptide repeat protein → MSTITRQNLLSLLLITLAGSALYLKTLHIPWIFDDMQNIVDNHTIRDLGLAFSNVIKPRGVAFLSFALNYRFGELDVAGYHVVNIGIHITASWLVFLIARRVFRGSFLLPLATALIFLAHPIQTQAVNYIVQRMASMCGLFLFLSVYGFIRAKEAVGKGKPFVSGEHLSWYLVSLAACVVALWTKQNAVVLPLALLLIERFFLNDAKKGWRRQLLYLLPFILVTVWNTYLQVGTDEKILFNHAARAEYWAKAKETSAVAPSSDGVKLVKPPENLRMLYLVTEFSVLWLYMRLLVLPYGQIFDYGYPLAQAVLTPQNAVAFLGLVALAAFAWYLRARRPLISFGIAWFFLSLLVESTFIPLDAAVEHRLYMAVFGFAVIVLDLLKNLPRRLLVAAVTAGIIVYSGLTWQRNALWSDTIAFARDNVQKAPANQRNYLTLATAYADRGRWTEAENTLRAAIKVRPDHHVPYENLGSALVQQGRLREALFYYRMALSLTPEYPNALYNMGVVLIQLGDQTRARDASDRLKALNSPLAGELEKLLGAPAVGG, encoded by the coding sequence ATGTCCACGATCACCCGGCAGAATCTACTGAGCCTCCTGCTGATTACCCTGGCAGGAAGCGCCCTTTACCTCAAGACACTCCACATACCCTGGATTTTCGACGACATGCAGAACATCGTCGATAACCATACTATCCGTGATCTCGGCCTCGCCTTCTCGAACGTGATAAAGCCGAGAGGTGTTGCTTTTTTATCCTTTGCCCTCAACTACCGGTTCGGTGAACTTGATGTTGCCGGCTACCACGTCGTCAATATAGGAATTCATATAACAGCCTCGTGGCTGGTATTCCTCATTGCGCGCCGCGTCTTCCGCGGGTCCTTCCTTTTGCCGCTTGCCACGGCCCTGATATTTCTTGCCCATCCCATACAGACCCAGGCGGTCAATTACATCGTTCAACGCATGGCGAGCATGTGCGGACTCTTCCTGTTCCTCTCGGTGTATGGCTTTATCCGGGCAAAAGAGGCCGTGGGCAAAGGGAAGCCTTTCGTTTCCGGAGAGCATCTATCCTGGTATCTTGTTTCTCTGGCAGCCTGTGTCGTCGCTCTCTGGACAAAACAGAATGCGGTAGTGCTGCCCCTTGCTCTCCTGCTGATCGAGCGGTTTTTCCTGAATGACGCGAAGAAGGGGTGGCGGCGGCAGCTTCTCTATCTGCTCCCCTTCATACTAGTGACCGTGTGGAACACCTACCTTCAGGTGGGGACCGATGAGAAAATCCTTTTCAACCATGCCGCCAGGGCTGAGTACTGGGCAAAAGCCAAGGAAACTTCGGCTGTTGCACCTTCATCGGATGGGGTCAAGCTGGTAAAGCCGCCGGAGAACCTTCGGATGCTTTATCTGGTGACTGAATTTTCAGTGCTATGGCTCTATATGCGGCTTCTCGTTCTCCCGTACGGGCAGATTTTCGATTACGGATATCCCCTGGCGCAGGCTGTGCTGACACCTCAGAATGCAGTTGCCTTTTTGGGTCTCGTTGCGCTTGCTGCTTTTGCCTGGTACCTCCGGGCCCGGCGGCCACTCATCTCCTTCGGCATAGCCTGGTTTTTCCTTTCCCTCCTGGTCGAATCCACATTCATTCCTCTTGATGCTGCCGTCGAGCACCGCCTCTACATGGCGGTCTTCGGTTTTGCCGTCATAGTGCTTGACCTGCTGAAAAACCTTCCCCGGCGGCTTCTCGTTGCTGCCGTGACTGCCGGCATTATCGTCTATTCCGGACTTACCTGGCAGCGTAATGCCCTATGGTCCGACACCATAGCATTTGCAAGGGATAACGTGCAGAAGGCGCCCGCCAATCAGCGGAACTATCTTACCCTCGCTACTGCATATGCAGATCGCGGTCGGTGGACTGAGGCAGAAAACACGCTTCGGGCTGCCATAAAGGTTCGACCCGATCACCATGTACCGTATGAAAATCTGGGGTCAGCCCTTGTTCAGCAGGGGCGGCTGCGGGAAGCGCTCTTTTACTACAGGATGGCACTGTCGCTAACCCCTGAATACCCTAACGCCCTTTATAACATGGGGGTTGTCCTGATTCAGCTCGGTGACCAGACGAGAGCCCGGGATGCATCCGACAGGCTTAAGGCGCTCAATTCACCCCTTGCTGGCGAGCTGGAAAAACTGCTGGGTGCTCCGGCGGTAGGAGGATAA
- a CDS encoding glycosyltransferase family 4 protein, translating into MNDNSLRILMLAPTPYFADRGCHVRIYEEARTLIALGHQVCIATYHLGRDMPGIPTCRIPTIPWYRKLAAGPSWHKPYLDLLLLAKAVKTAREFRPHIIHAHLHEGAFIGLLLKKLFRCPLLFDCQGSLTSEMVDHSFIEKEGILYRLFGSVERLVNRGSDFIVTSSGEGEKDLTENWGVDPRRVQAIIDGVNTDAFRPLPSRRLDARRKLQLPLDRPVAAFLGVLNRYQGVDLLLESISLSRSAGSPLHYLIMGFPVEEYREKAERAGLSDCITFTGRVDYMDVPFFLSAADLALSPKISRTEANGKLFNYMACALPTVAFDTPVNREILGDTGVYAKYGDAGDFARQVRELAGDGDRMARLGTCVREKSEREHSWVARGILLLEIYRRMLNNERA; encoded by the coding sequence TTGAACGATAACAGCCTGAGAATTCTCATGCTGGCGCCGACTCCATACTTCGCTGACCGCGGCTGTCATGTGAGGATATACGAAGAAGCGCGGACTCTCATCGCCCTCGGCCACCAGGTTTGCATCGCTACCTATCATCTCGGCCGGGACATGCCCGGCATCCCTACCTGCCGGATTCCCACAATTCCCTGGTACCGGAAGTTGGCTGCCGGGCCTTCGTGGCACAAGCCCTACCTTGACCTTCTTCTCCTTGCTAAGGCTGTAAAGACTGCTCGCGAGTTCCGTCCGCACATAATCCATGCGCATCTCCACGAGGGGGCCTTTATCGGCCTGCTTCTGAAAAAGCTCTTCCGTTGTCCGCTGCTGTTCGACTGCCAGGGGAGCCTGACGTCGGAAATGGTGGATCACTCCTTCATAGAAAAGGAGGGGATACTGTACCGGCTCTTCGGCTCCGTCGAACGACTGGTGAACAGGGGGTCAGACTTCATCGTTACAAGTTCCGGAGAGGGGGAGAAGGATCTTACGGAGAACTGGGGGGTGGACCCGCGGCGGGTGCAGGCGATCATCGACGGGGTGAACACGGATGCCTTTCGGCCGCTTCCTTCCCGGCGTCTAGATGCACGCCGGAAGCTGCAACTTCCTCTTGATCGGCCCGTCGCCGCCTTTCTCGGTGTTCTGAACCGTTACCAGGGGGTCGATCTGCTGCTGGAATCCATCTCCCTGTCGCGTTCGGCAGGCAGCCCGCTTCACTATCTGATAATGGGCTTCCCGGTGGAGGAATACCGGGAAAAAGCGGAAAGGGCAGGTCTCTCCGATTGCATCACTTTTACCGGCCGGGTCGATTACATGGACGTCCCTTTTTTCCTCTCGGCGGCCGACCTCGCCCTCTCTCCGAAAATTTCGCGCACGGAAGCGAACGGCAAGCTGTTCAACTACATGGCTTGCGCTCTTCCCACCGTGGCATTCGACACTCCGGTTAACCGGGAGATCCTGGGTGATACGGGTGTCTATGCGAAATATGGGGACGCAGGTGACTTTGCCCGGCAGGTTCGGGAACTTGCCGGAGATGGAGACCGCATGGCGAGACTGGGTACATGTGTGCGTGAGAAGTCGGAGCGTGAGCACTCCTGGGTCGCACGCGGAATTCTTCTGCTGGAAATTTATCGCCGGATGTTGAATAATGAGCGAGCCTGA
- a CDS encoding glycosyltransferase family 2 protein, whose amino-acid sequence MDLTIVVPIFNEEENIPLLCDTIRDALTESGLSYEVIFADDGSIDSSFDRLKEQARKDPRYRIIRLRRNFGQTAAMAAGFAAASGRVIVPMDGDLQNDPADIPLLLKKLDEGYDVVSGWRKDRRDTFINRKLPSLLANALISRMTGVHLHDYGCTLKAYRREVLEGVNLYGEMHRFVPALASQVGARVTELPVRHHPRRHGKSKYGISRTMRVVLDLMTVKFLLTYSTKPIQLFGKMGIYTLFAGSFTGSLMLYMKFFEQVSMNRNPLLILTAFLLFMGVQFIVLGLLGEVNARTYYEAQGKPIYTVRETVNLER is encoded by the coding sequence GTGGATCTTACTATTGTAGTTCCCATATTCAATGAGGAAGAGAACATACCGCTTCTGTGCGACACAATCCGGGATGCGCTGACGGAGAGCGGTCTTTCCTATGAAGTCATCTTCGCTGATGACGGATCCATTGACAGTTCGTTCGACCGGCTGAAGGAGCAGGCGAGGAAGGATCCCAGGTACAGAATCATCCGGCTGCGGCGCAATTTCGGCCAGACTGCAGCCATGGCCGCCGGCTTCGCCGCGGCCTCCGGTAGAGTGATCGTGCCGATGGATGGCGACCTGCAGAACGATCCCGCGGACATACCTCTTCTTCTGAAGAAGCTTGACGAGGGATATGACGTGGTTTCGGGCTGGCGTAAAGACCGCCGCGACACCTTCATCAACCGCAAGCTCCCATCTCTGCTCGCCAACGCCCTGATATCCAGAATGACCGGAGTTCATCTGCACGACTACGGATGCACGCTGAAGGCATACAGACGTGAGGTCCTGGAGGGTGTAAACCTGTATGGGGAGATGCATCGGTTTGTTCCTGCCCTGGCGTCCCAGGTGGGGGCGCGTGTAACGGAGTTGCCGGTCAGGCACCATCCAAGGCGTCACGGCAAGAGCAAGTACGGCATCTCGAGGACGATGCGGGTGGTCCTTGATCTGATGACGGTGAAATTTCTTCTTACCTACTCGACCAAGCCTATCCAGCTTTTCGGCAAAATGGGGATTTATACTCTTTTTGCAGGATCGTTCACCGGGTCGCTCATGCTCTACATGAAGTTTTTCGAGCAGGTCAGCATGAATCGCAACCCCCTGCTGATCCTGACTGCATTCCTCCTCTTCATGGGGGTACAGTTTATCGTTCTCGGCCTCCTTGGAGAGGTGAACGCCCGAACATACTATGAAGCGCAGGGGAAGCCGATCTACACAGTCAGGGAAACAGTGAACCTTGAACGATAA
- a CDS encoding glycosyltransferase, with protein sequence MSEIEFSIIIPVKPGGEVKALEALKRSSFPAERVELLIAEGTQPSRQRNMAAAQARGRFLYFLDDDSIIAAGSLERISHHFTDPQVGVVGGPSLTPPEDGPWQQAFGAAFSSILGGGGVRNRYRKHGRARFAGERELILCNLAIRREVFLQFNGFDERLYPNEENELLDRLLKAGFRSVHDPDIAVYRSQRATFRAFVRQLLTYGRGRGEQARISGKLPVSAAIPSLFLLYMLSLPVVANAAYTLPLACYAFAVVCFAAADAVRVKRGMIMPLLLAVFPALHLSYGTGLIWGLLSPRFRRPNGIVGQVVISRITDA encoded by the coding sequence ATGTCAGAAATAGAGTTTTCAATCATAATTCCTGTTAAACCTGGTGGAGAAGTCAAGGCCCTCGAAGCCCTGAAGCGCTCCAGCTTTCCTGCCGAACGCGTCGAGCTCCTGATCGCGGAGGGAACCCAGCCCAGCAGGCAGCGCAACATGGCCGCAGCTCAAGCGCGCGGACGCTTTCTCTATTTTCTTGATGACGATTCGATTATTGCCGCCGGTTCCCTGGAGAGGATCTCACATCACTTCACCGATCCGCAGGTTGGCGTCGTGGGGGGGCCTTCTCTGACCCCACCCGAAGATGGGCCCTGGCAGCAGGCCTTCGGTGCAGCGTTCTCTTCCATTCTGGGTGGGGGAGGCGTGCGTAACAGGTACAGGAAGCATGGGAGAGCAAGGTTTGCCGGGGAGCGGGAGTTGATTCTCTGTAACCTTGCCATCCGCCGGGAGGTATTCCTCCAGTTTAACGGTTTTGATGAACGCCTTTACCCGAATGAGGAGAACGAATTGCTGGATCGCCTCCTCAAGGCCGGGTTTCGCTCTGTTCACGATCCCGATATTGCTGTCTACCGCAGCCAACGCGCGACATTCCGGGCGTTCGTCCGCCAATTGCTTACTTATGGCAGGGGGCGTGGCGAGCAGGCCCGCATAAGCGGCAAGCTCCCTGTTTCCGCTGCAATTCCGTCTCTGTTCCTCCTCTACATGCTTTCCCTCCCTGTTGTTGCAAATGCTGCCTATACACTACCCCTTGCATGCTATGCATTTGCTGTTGTATGCTTTGCGGCGGCAGATGCAGTGCGTGTAAAGCGTGGCATGATCATGCCTCTCCTACTGGCCGTTTTCCCGGCACTCCATCTTTCCTACGGAACAGGACTGATATGGGGGCTCCTGAGCCCGCGTTTCAGAAGGCCCAATGGGATAGTCGGCCAAGTGGTCATTTCACGTATTACAGATGCCTGA
- a CDS encoding tetratricopeptide repeat protein: protein MPIVASDTQPGIPRFIFFRLLPLVVSLAVAAFLVREVVDADTWWQVGIGRDILARWEIPGTDRFSAAGFGRPYHDSHWLFQVLLASADRLAGMVGVNLVMITLWGVILFFCYRAMCRWIPADNASLLLFCVALACSDRFTPRPDLITILMVVLFYLRLQEERYRSSWQLLLFAFLQVIWTNSHGLFVIGPFMAGCVLAGAAISSIRSGEADLKWPLLLFLAVAAASIVSPFGVDGWRYALLLATEAGPAAPTFFKTIAELTPTFGNISRSAPDFWFFLILLLLAAVAAFEALRARRFSLSRLLLIAGLAAAACTGRRNIPLFAVAAGPFIAEHLSGYLRGHLPRAVAVAAAALILFSCWFPLSGRYYRMLNYPIRAGLQASPILFSADFPRFMAASGFSGQLYNSNYLGGYCLYHGIRPLTDGRWEVYDSEHLEQIFSAPGDQRLWEQIVSRHALTGVLLLHDSEEANNLLPRLRNDDRWRLVYADLAVSFWMRADQPKLPPAVDPAHLAKALPQPMRPEQSLMLASFFAATGATEEAIRSYRRTLFLDPGEKRALHGMGGLYASTGRLFESEQAYLALLKQDDQDTAALNELAFLAYRRGKTDLAITYLRQALSIKPHDADLQANYRRLTGGGSR from the coding sequence ATGCCGATTGTCGCCTCAGATACCCAACCGGGAATTCCCCGGTTTATTTTTTTCAGGCTGCTCCCCCTTGTGGTGAGTTTGGCTGTTGCTGCGTTTCTGGTAAGAGAGGTGGTCGACGCCGACACCTGGTGGCAGGTCGGAATTGGTCGCGACATTCTCGCCCGCTGGGAAATTCCCGGAACCGACCGCTTCAGTGCTGCGGGATTCGGTCGTCCCTATCATGATTCTCATTGGCTGTTCCAGGTTCTTTTGGCGTCTGCGGACCGGCTGGCAGGGATGGTGGGGGTTAACCTCGTGATGATCACCCTCTGGGGTGTCATACTGTTTTTCTGCTACCGCGCCATGTGCCGGTGGATACCCGCTGATAATGCATCCCTGCTTCTCTTCTGTGTCGCACTGGCCTGCAGCGACCGGTTTACCCCTCGTCCCGACCTTATAACTATTCTGATGGTTGTCCTCTTTTACCTGCGCCTTCAGGAGGAGCGCTACCGAAGCAGCTGGCAGCTCCTTCTATTCGCTTTTCTCCAGGTTATCTGGACAAACTCCCATGGCCTGTTCGTTATCGGGCCTTTCATGGCGGGGTGTGTCCTGGCAGGAGCAGCAATCTCCTCCATCAGGAGTGGAGAGGCCGACCTGAAGTGGCCGCTATTACTCTTTCTGGCAGTGGCAGCAGCAAGCATTGTTTCTCCCTTTGGTGTCGACGGGTGGCGTTATGCGCTGCTGCTGGCAACGGAGGCGGGTCCTGCAGCCCCCACCTTTTTCAAGACGATTGCGGAACTTACCCCTACCTTCGGCAACATCAGCCGTTCGGCACCGGATTTCTGGTTCTTTCTCATCCTGCTCCTTCTTGCCGCCGTTGCTGCATTTGAAGCACTGAGAGCGAGGCGTTTCTCTCTTTCCCGCCTTCTGCTGATAGCAGGGCTTGCTGCGGCTGCCTGCACCGGCCGCCGCAACATCCCACTTTTTGCGGTTGCAGCGGGGCCTTTCATTGCCGAGCACCTTTCAGGGTATCTACGGGGACATTTGCCACGAGCGGTGGCGGTGGCTGCGGCTGCCCTGATCCTGTTCAGCTGCTGGTTTCCCCTTTCCGGGCGGTACTACAGGATGCTCAATTACCCGATACGAGCAGGCCTGCAAGCTTCACCCATCCTCTTTTCTGCCGATTTTCCGCGTTTCATGGCTGCTTCGGGGTTTAGCGGGCAGCTTTACAATTCGAATTACCTGGGCGGATATTGTCTGTATCATGGGATTCGTCCTTTGACGGACGGCCGCTGGGAAGTATACGACTCAGAGCATCTGGAGCAGATATTCTCGGCGCCCGGGGATCAAAGGTTGTGGGAGCAGATCGTCAGTCGCCATGCTTTAACCGGTGTTTTGCTTCTCCATGATTCCGAGGAGGCGAACAACCTGCTTCCGCGGCTGCGTAACGACGACAGGTGGCGGCTAGTATATGCTGATCTTGCAGTGTCCTTCTGGATGAGAGCAGATCAGCCGAAGCTTCCACCTGCAGTAGATCCGGCGCACCTCGCCAAGGCTCTCCCGCAGCCGATGCGCCCCGAGCAATCCCTTATGCTGGCATCCTTTTTCGCAGCTACGGGAGCAACAGAGGAGGCGATCCGGTCCTACAGGCGGACACTATTTCTGGATCCCGGGGAAAAACGCGCGCTTCACGGAATGGGGGGGCTCTATGCTTCAACTGGTAGACTTTTCGAGTCTGAGCAGGCATACTTGGCGCTCCTGAAGCAGGACGACCAGGATACTGCAGCGCTTAATGAACTGGCTTTTCTCGCGTACCGGCGCGGCAAAACCGACCTTGCAATCACGTATCTTCGGCAGGCACTTTCGATAAAACCGCATGATGCTGATCTGCAAGCCAACTATCGGCGGCTGACCGGCGGTGGTTCCAGATAG
- a CDS encoding cytochrome c3 family protein, with translation MKKIVLIAAAGLLVTANAAMAKSIVGSDHDLTTGDAKSELCVYCHTPHNAAIAVPLWNRNNPSATNFKLYNSSTLSSSAKKSALDANSISLFCMSCHDGQTGLGNVVVNRAASNTLRGPIEAIDPLQNTNLGTDLRNTHPIGFNFFEAQSEDNGLRTDAQIKARFESGKAPDATAVQEFLYGSNNSMFECASCHRVHDPGTSGNFLRIENTKSALCLACHNK, from the coding sequence ATGAAAAAGATCGTATTGATTGCAGCAGCAGGCCTTCTCGTTACCGCTAACGCAGCTATGGCAAAAAGCATCGTAGGCAGCGACCACGACCTCACCACCGGCGACGCCAAGTCCGAGCTCTGCGTATACTGCCACACCCCGCACAACGCGGCCATTGCCGTTCCCCTCTGGAACAGGAACAATCCGTCTGCCACCAACTTCAAGCTCTACAACAGCTCCACCCTCAGCAGCTCCGCCAAGAAGAGCGCTCTTGATGCAAACAGCATCTCCCTCTTCTGCATGAGCTGCCATGACGGCCAGACCGGTCTCGGCAACGTCGTAGTAAACAGGGCTGCATCCAACACCCTCCGTGGACCGATCGAAGCTATCGATCCGCTTCAGAACACCAATCTCGGTACCGACCTGAGGAACACTCACCCGATCGGCTTCAACTTCTTCGAAGCTCAGAGCGAGGATAACGGTCTCCGCACCGACGCCCAGATCAAGGCTCGCTTCGAGTCCGGCAAGGCTCCCGATGCAACCGCGGTACAGGAGTTCCTCTACGGCTCCAACAACAGCATGTTCGAGTGCGCCAGCTGCCACAGGGTTCACGATCCGGGCACCAGCGGCAACTTCCTCCGCATCGAGAACACCAAGTCTGCTCTCTGCCTTGCTTGCCACAACAAGTAA
- a CDS encoding 6-bladed beta-propeller — protein MKRLVMLAKRAAIAAAFLQITGCASTAPVVDKQRYFWPPLPDTPRIEWLAAYTGQDDVEPPGPFAKILGSGESIGLDKPVHIASNGQGKIYVVDQKNGVVFFDLPKKQVKILGGVESLELLKRPSGIALDGEGNVYVGDAQERRIVVFGQNGEISRTMDLSARLKNIGSFAIDKARKVLIVPDIWEHKVVMFDLNGNYIRGVGKRGTQEGDFNYPSSVAVDRQGNILVCDAMNARIQRFTHELKLINTFGKRGDGPGEFNIIKGVSVDSEGHIYVTDGKSHNLGIYNEQGEVLLSIGGPFSLQPGLSVTPGGFLLPQGIYIDQNDTIYIVDSMNSRFQMFQYLTERYLQEHPVTAEAK, from the coding sequence ATGAAAAGACTAGTGATGTTAGCGAAACGTGCAGCTATCGCGGCAGCTTTCCTTCAGATCACGGGATGTGCGAGTACGGCGCCGGTAGTCGACAAGCAGCGCTATTTCTGGCCCCCGCTTCCCGATACGCCCCGGATAGAGTGGCTTGCGGCGTACACCGGGCAGGATGACGTAGAGCCTCCGGGGCCGTTTGCCAAGATTCTCGGATCAGGGGAGTCCATTGGTCTTGACAAGCCGGTCCATATTGCCTCCAACGGTCAGGGAAAGATATATGTCGTCGACCAGAAAAATGGAGTTGTTTTCTTCGATCTTCCTAAAAAGCAAGTAAAGATCCTTGGTGGGGTGGAGAGCCTCGAACTGTTGAAAAGGCCGAGCGGGATTGCTCTCGACGGTGAAGGGAATGTCTATGTAGGCGATGCCCAGGAAAGGCGGATAGTGGTGTTCGGCCAGAACGGCGAGATATCGCGAACAATGGACCTGTCAGCCAGGCTCAAGAACATAGGCTCCTTTGCAATCGACAAGGCCCGGAAGGTCCTGATAGTGCCCGACATCTGGGAGCACAAGGTAGTGATGTTCGACCTCAACGGGAACTACATCCGAGGTGTCGGAAAGCGGGGGACTCAGGAAGGGGACTTCAACTATCCAAGTTCGGTCGCTGTTGACAGGCAGGGTAACATACTGGTTTGTGATGCTATGAATGCGAGGATACAGAGGTTCACCCATGAGTTGAAGCTTATAAACACTTTTGGAAAAAGAGGTGACGGCCCCGGAGAGTTCAATATCATCAAAGGTGTGAGTGTCGACTCGGAGGGGCATATCTACGTCACCGACGGCAAGTCCCATAACCTGGGGATCTATAACGAGCAGGGAGAAGTGTTGCTTTCCATCGGCGGCCCATTCTCACTCCAGCCGGGTCTTTCGGTTACTCCCGGTGGATTTCTCCTGCCGCAAGGGATATATATCGACCAGAACGACACTATCTATATTGTAGACTCCATGAATTCCAGATTCCAGATGTTCCAGTACCTCACCGAGCGCTACCTGCAGGAGCACCCTGTTACCGCAGAGGCGAAATAA